The genomic segment GATCGCGATCTCGCCCGGCTGCCCGACGGGCACGTCCCTCCCCTCGTCGTCGATGCACTTCATCAGCGTCGAGGGGATCGGCACGCCGATGGTGCCGGTGTATTCGGTGCTGGTCACCGGGTTGCAGCTGGCCGACGGCGAGGTCTCCGACAGGCCGTAGCCCTCGCAGATCGGGCAGCCGGTCTTCTGCAGCCACTTCTGCGCGACGGCGCCCTGCACCGCCATGCCGCCGCCGACCGAGATCTTCAGGTTCTTCCAGTTGACCTTGTCGAAGTCCGGGTGGTTGGCCAGGCCGTTGAACAGCGTGTTCACCGCCGGGAAACTGTGGAACGTCTGCCGCGAGAGTTCCTTGAGCACCGCCGGCAGGTCACGCGGGTTCGGGATGAGGATCAGCCGCCCGCCGGTGCGCATGCTCAGCATCATCCCCACGGTGAATGCGAAGATGTGATACAGCGGCAGCGCGCAGACGCCCGTGGGCTGCTCGCCCGCCGGGACCTTGCCCATCACCGGCTGGTTCCACGCCTCGGACTGCAGCACGTTGGCGATGACGTTGCGGTGCAGGAGCACCGCGCCCTTGGATACACCCGTGGTGCCGCCGGTGTACTGCAGCACCGCGACGTCGTCGGGCTTGATCTCCACCGGCCGCAGCGTCGCGCGGCTGCCGCGCGACACCGCGTCGTTGAAGCGCACGGCGCCCGGCAGGTTGTACGCCGGCACCATCTTCTTGACCTTGCGCACCACGTAGTTGACGAGGCCGCCCTTGAGCGCGCCGAGCATGTCGCCCATTGCGGCCAGCACCACGTGCCTGACCGGCGTCGCAGCGATGCACTGCTGCAGCGTGTTGGCGAAGTTCTCGATGATGATGATGGCCTTGGACCCCGAGTCCTTGAGCTGGTGCTCCAGCTCGCGCGGCGTGTACAGCGGGTTGACGTTCACCACGACCAGCCCCGCGCGCAGGATGGCGGCCACCGCCACCGGGTACTGCGGCACGTTGGGCATCATGATCGCGACCCGGTCGCCCTTGGCCAGTCCCAGGCTCTGCAGGTAGGCGGCCAGCGCCTGGCTCATCGAGTCGGTCTGCCCGTAGCTCACCTCCTTGCCCATGAAGCTGTAGGCCGGCCGGTCCGCGAACTTGCGGAAGCTCTCCTCCATCAACTGCACCAGCGAGTGGTACTGCGAGGCGTCGATCTCCGAAGGCACGCCCGGCGGATAGGCGCTCAGCCAGGGCCGCTGGGTGTCGGGGGGTGGGCTCATGTCCATGCTTTTGTCTCCTCGTCTGCCTCGTCGGGCCGCTTACTCGATCGCCTTGGCCATGTCCTCGACGACCTTCTTGGCATCGCCGAAAACCATCATGGTCTTGTCCATGTAGAACAGCTCGTTGTCCAGGCCGGCGTAACCCGCGGCCATCGAGCGCTTGTTGACGATCACCGTCTTGGCCTTGTAGGCCTCCAGGATCGGCATGCCGTAGATCGGGGTGCCCTTCTGCAGCGCGGCCGGGTTCACCACGTCGTTGGCGCCCAGGATGATGGCCACGTCGGCCTGGCCGAACTCGCCGTTGATGTCCTCCATCTCGAACACCTGGTCATACGGCACCTCGGCCT from the Ramlibacter henchirensis genome contains:
- a CDS encoding long-chain-fatty-acid--CoA ligase translates to MSPPPDTQRPWLSAYPPGVPSEIDASQYHSLVQLMEESFRKFADRPAYSFMGKEVSYGQTDSMSQALAAYLQSLGLAKGDRVAIMMPNVPQYPVAVAAILRAGLVVVNVNPLYTPRELEHQLKDSGSKAIIIIENFANTLQQCIAATPVRHVVLAAMGDMLGALKGGLVNYVVRKVKKMVPAYNLPGAVRFNDAVSRGSRATLRPVEIKPDDVAVLQYTGGTTGVSKGAVLLHRNVIANVLQSEAWNQPVMGKVPAGEQPTGVCALPLYHIFAFTVGMMLSMRTGGRLILIPNPRDLPAVLKELSRQTFHSFPAVNTLFNGLANHPDFDKVNWKNLKISVGGGMAVQGAVAQKWLQKTGCPICEGYGLSETSPSASCNPVTSTEYTGTIGVPIPSTLMKCIDDEGRDVPVGQPGEIAIKGPQVMAGYWQRPDETAKVMTPDGFFKSGDIGIMDERGYFKIVDRKKDMVLVSGFNVYPNEVEDVVAKLDGVLECGVVGVADEKTGEAVKLVVVKKDPGLTEDKVREYCRANLTGYKQPKVVEFRTELPKTPVGKILRRELRDKK